Proteins co-encoded in one Arachis hypogaea cultivar Tifrunner chromosome 13, arahy.Tifrunner.gnm2.J5K5, whole genome shotgun sequence genomic window:
- the LOC112732796 gene encoding LIM domain-containing protein WLIM2b-like, whose amino-acid sequence MAFSGTQQKCKACDKVVHFVESQSADGAIYHKNCFRCSHCNGRLAISNYSSIEGVLYCKPHFEQLFKENGATLMRRSLSSGKQQQPDVPKKQPSRLASFFSGTQDKCSVCKKTVYPLEKLTVEGEFFHKSCFKCTHGGCSLNPSSYAALDGFLYCKPHFSQLFKEKGSYSHLSKTASLRKQQEEDKADKADTTEDTDPAAAPASAEAAAEAEDAPVTPQDQ is encoded by the exons atggcaTTCAGCGGGACACAACAGAAATGTAAGGCTTGTGACAAAGTTGTTCATTTCGTTGAATCCCAATCTGCAGATGGCGCTATTTATCACAAGAACTGCTTCAGATGCAGCCACTGCAATGGCCGTCTCGCG atAAGCAACTACTCATCGATTGAGGGAGTTTTATATTGCAAGCCTCACTTTGAGCAACTTTTTAAGGAAAATGGTGCTACCTTGATGAGGAGATCGCTGTCAT CTGGAAAGCAACAACAGCCTGATGTG CCCAAGAAACAACCAAGCAGACTGGCCTCCTTCTTCTCTGGGACTCAGGATAAATGTTCAGTTTGTAAGAAAACTGTCTATCCATTGGAAAAG TTAACTGTGGAAGGGGAGTTTTTCCACAAATCATGCTTTAAGTGCACACATGGAGGGTGTTCCCTGAACCCTTCATCGTATGCAGCATTGGATGGATTCCTTTATTGCAAGCCGCATTTCTCTCAGCTCTTCAAAGAGAAAGGTAGCTACAGCCATCTCTCCAAGACAGCTTCCCTGAGGAAGCAGCAAGAAGAAGACAAGGCCGACAAAGCCGACACAACGGAAGACACAGACCCGGCCGCCGCACCGGCATCGGCAGAGGCAGCAGCTGAAGCTGAGGATGCTCCCGTCACACCGCAAGATCAGTAA